The segment AGTATTAACCAAGTGCCTGCTTCATGCTCATGTCATTCTTGGTGTCAAGGAGTCAATGATCTTATTGATCCGAACACGTGATGTGAAAAATCGGCCGGTGGAGACTGTCTTCTATTCACCAAGATAGAACTGATACTCCTTATAGCTTCTGCCACCATGATGGtcaaacataaaattaatgaCATCCCCAAAGGAATGTCTCCCATCAGCAAGAGCATGATTGCTATAGGGGGCcactttctaaaaagattttatttatttattgagggagagacagagaaaaagcatgagctgggggaggaggcagagggggagggagaagcagactccccgctgagcaagaagcccaatgtggggctccatcccaggaccccgggatcatgacctgagccgaagggagatgcttaaccgactgaaccagccaggtgccccaaaatctgAATGTGGGTGTCATTTTTGCCTCTCAGGACAGATGAGATAAGTTTCAAGATGACTTGGAACAGTAATTGTCTTCTTTATACAGATTAGATTGAATTGAAGGCAAGGAGAGGCTTCCATCAGGGAAGTGACCTCGTCTACTGCTCACGCTGTCTCTCCGCCCAACAGCCCTCAGCTCCATTACAGTCAGAGTGGTTGGTGCACAGTCAAAGGGTGGGAAGTGTGGCTCTTCCACACTTGAAAGAAAAAGTCCatgaaagacttttttctttatttccatgaaagaaaaagtcaGACAGGGACATGTGAATTCTAAGGGCCAGGGCAGACCTTCCTTTAAACTCAGCATTGCTCTGATTGTCTGATACAGGCCTAGTTTGGGCTTCTGCCTCTTTGAAAACAATGTGGGGAAATGGGGGTGATGAAAGGCTGCGTAGTAAAAGTTAAGAGGGGAAAGAggcccttttaaaatttttccttaatttttggaaaaatttccaaagaaattgGTGCTATTTACCCCGAcaaaaagaaggcaaaggagCGAATCTGTTCCTGGTCTCACTATAGGAAGGGCTCCTTTCAGAAAGCTGCTCAGCAGTCTTTCCTTCACCACGATCATTACTGCCCACGATTTACAGAATCAGGGGCTCAGAGTGGACACTGCCTTGAGGACAAGAATAACAAAATTCTGGCACAGTTAACTGAGAGAAACTATTGAATTGACACTTATTGAATAGTGTCAATTCTATTGACACTAGTGTCAAACTATTGAATAGACACATTAACTGTCTCACAGTTAACTGAGAGAAACTATTGAATTGACACTTCTGTctggagagaggaaaggatgTTGTGGGGATGGGCTCAGAAATGTATCTACCAAGAGCCAGGGGCCAGGACCCGTTGCCTTTTCAGGACACATAATGGTGAAGCTGGAAAGGACATTTGCTCTTCTCTGATTCAACACAGTCATTtcctaaaagaagaaacaaaagttcTGAGAGCCTCAGGACCTGCCTAAGCTTACCTAGTGAGCTAATGGCAGAGCTGATACAGGACCATGACCCTCTGACTTCCAGGTTACCAAATAACCCTCAGGGGTCTTGGGGAAATATATTGCCATGATTTCTTGTCATATACTAGAGTTTGGAGGGTTAGATAATGGACTATATTTAAGGCAGTTCCTGGATAACATATGATATCCCTCTTGAGCCCCATGTGGTCTTGATCGGTACAAccagcccagagcctgggagACAGTACAGAGGGCTGAGGGGTGGGCTTAGAAGGCTGTCCGCCCAGGTCTACATGTTGGCTCCATGTTTTCTTAGCTCTGTGACCTATGGTAGGTAGGTTACATACCTACTCTGTGGTTCATAGTACTTGAGAGATAAGGTTATTGTGGGGATTCGATGAAACATAATCTATGTAAAGTGTTGAGCATAATTCCTGacccagagggaaaaaaaaaactccaaaaaaattGTGGCTATTATAGTGCACATACGATAAATGTATGTTGGACTAATGGATAAAATTCTTTCGGAAGGCGGGAGTTTGGTGTTATTTTAGATCACCCAACATCCCCTGGATATATCCCGAATGTATGTAGTAGTGGTAGCTCAGAATGTCTGCCACATGGAAGATTTCCCCCAgcaacagatatatatatatatatatatatatatatatatatatatatatatatatgactccTGTTCTATGACACTAAGATTTATGACACGGAGAGGGGAATAGCAAAGGATCACTCGATTAACGGCAAGATTGGAATTAGAATCTAATTCCCAGAAGCCAAGGTTATTTTCTTTGAAGCTTGAAGGTTATCCTCCTTCCATGGCACAAATCGGCAGAAGAAATCAACTGAGGACCACAAAGGAGACTTAACTTCATTTGCTTTTCCCCATCTTTTAAAATCAAGACAAAAACAGAAGCCTCTTCACCTACCTTAAAATAGTTAATACAAGGAGCACTCGACTTTAACCAGTCACTGCTGATGCAAATACCCATGGAGGTGTCTGTAATGCTGTCAGTCGATGAAGGCCAACAGAGTGGACAGAGGAAGGACGAGGGAGGAAAAGGTCCCAGGGGAGCTGAGGAGAGGACCTGAGAGAAGACCAAGAGCACAAACAGGGCCAAAGAGAAGGGGAACTTCCTATCTTTGGGGGagcttttttataattatttcatttaatgttcCCAAAACAACCTCACTCGAGTATGATGCTCCCCAGTATACAGTAGGGAGATGGAGGCTGGGTGGGCTGAGTCCTATGTCCCATGTTCTTTGGCTAGGACCTGGTACAGCACATTCTGAAAAAGACTTCTTGGAGTCCCAAGTACATGACTTTTGCTGTCCTCTTTCCTAATTTCATGCTCTCTCCCTTCTGTCTTCCTTCTGTCACTGCCctgctttattctcttttccatgtctccctccttctttcctacccttgctctctccctccctcccttcatcctGACCACTGAATATCATTTGCATCTCAAGGCGTCTTGGCACTTCTCTACTGGAGACTTTGAGGTACGAGTTGTGTTTTTGCTGTCATACCCTCCTCTGACCTACCCTGACAGGTCACTGACGTCACTTGCATGACAAACTGGATGCCCAGCATCTGGTTCCAGCTCATTCTGCAGCCTTGGTGCCTCGTGATGCCCTCAGAGAGTAGGAGGTGACTTTGGGGGTGGGCcccaggggaggaaaggagagaagctgAGAGGTCGAGGTTGCTGGCTGAGGAGCTGTCACTGAGTTCCAGATTAGCCACCTGCTTAGGGGATAATTTTCTTGAATCTtgggatttaaaacaaaaaaagtatacCAACATTGAATTTTGCTCCTTCATGCTGGGAATAGGAAGATGGAAACCACAGCTTTGTGGATTATGGAGACTGACCCAACAGAGAACGTGTGTCAACGAAGAGGACAGAATTGGGAAGAGGATCTACCTGACATGCTCGTGTGCAGCCCCTTAGGGTTCTGAGGGTTACAGTGAACTTTGGTGAAACACCCTGAGTATGGGGAGGCAGAGATCATTCTAGCCCACACCTTTGCCCGTgtacccttccccaccccccaaatcagCTGCTGGTTCTGAAATGTCATCTAGGTGACATTCCATTTCCACCTCTTCACTTACTAAATACCCTCCTGGCTCCCCGAAGATCTTCCCTGACAAGTCGGATCAGGTGATGCTGTGTTCAGGCTGGTGCATTAGGGGCAGACCTAATGGGACGTGAATGCCAAGCGTGATGCATAGGATCTGACAGAGTTTTCAAAGCAATGCTCTCGCTACTTAACCATTGCTTGCCCACAGTTTATTAGAGGGAGCAGCTGGGGGTAAAACGCAGGAGACTGTCCTCGGGGGACTGGGGAGGAAGTGGCTCATCCAGAGAGAGGGGAGCATCAGAGGTTATTAAAATCTGAAATGCAGACTTCTTAGACCCGTCACCATCATGAACTAGAAAGGATACGGGCTATAAAACCCACAGTCGTGCACACGCATAAGCAAATCACCTTGCTTGCTCCGTGTCATCTGTCACCATCACAACATCTCTTGACATGGGACCATGAggatgcccattttgcagatgaggccaCGGAAGCCCCGGTAGGTAACTTGCTTTCCTGCCATTGTCCTGGGCATGTGGTAACGTCTGTGTGTTTTTTCCCCGTGGGCCAGCTGTGcaagaagaaaggcagaggagCCGGGAGCGGGCCGAGAGTGAGGCAGACTGTGCCAACAGTGGCCATGAAGATATGCCTGTGGAGAGGATTCTAGAAGCGGAGCTTGCtgttgagccaaagacagaatcCTATGGTGATATGAACTTGGAGAACTCGGTATGTGGTCTTAGGCGTCCATCCACCTCCCACATCTTGGGGGTACTGGAGACAGGAAAGGGGTGTATTCAagtcctggaatcctggaatccaCCCCTCAGGGtactttgggttttttctttttttcttttttttttagacaaatgACCCTGTCACCAACATATGCCATGCTGCTGATAAGCAGCTCTTCACTCTTGTTGAATGGGCCAAGCGCATTCCCCACTTCTCTGACCTCACCTTGGAGGACCAGGTCATCCTGCTCCGGGCAGGTAAAGGACATcggggtttgtttttttcttaggaCAACCACTTGGGCTGCCATTTTGGAACTACCCTTGGGATCCTAAAACAAGTCACCTGAAGAAGCTCTAACCCACCCAAGCTGTGTGCCGTGTTGACGGATAACCCCATCCAGAgttattcttttcaaatgaattatGGGCTCTTAAACTTGGGTGGCCCTCCTCCAAAACTTTGATTCCCAAATGAAATGTTGTTAATGGAGGATGAGACTCACTTCCCGTGCAAATTTTACCATGGTTTTATAATTTGCGTTTAATTTTCAGAGACAGTTTCATTGAGGACAGTCCGAGGCAGTGCCTCGTTATTATTATACTGTTGGAAAATAGAGGTATTCCCATTTCACGGGTGAGATAAGACAAGCCAAAGATTTTTTTGCTCAAGTTTGTTTATTCAGGGACCCTTCCTACGTTAAAGTCTGTGTGCTGTcttctctctgggcttctgtttcTGGTACACCGTGCAGTTTGCATGCACATCCTCTTTGTCACTGGGCCAGCAGGGAAATTTCCTTGAAGATTGGCTGAGCATTGGGAGCCAGGTCCTTGTCTCATCCCTGTTAGATGATGAGCAGTCCCTCATGTGCTGTCCTTGGTGCTGGGAgacaacaccaaagaaataaagctgGGTTGTCATGTCCTGGGGAGCGGAGGTACAGGGTATGCTCGCTTCATCCACCACGGCACCCAACATATTGACTATTACCCATTAAATGTTCAGTCCATATTTGTTGATTGGGGGGAAACAAGAGTCCTCATCCCCAAGCTGCCATTCTGAGCTGCACTGGGGATTCTTGCCCCGTGCGGCTGTTGGGGTGGTCCATCCTgcatcccccccaccaccactgggGAGACGGTGGGGGACATGCAGAGCTGTGAGTCAAGGGACCCCGACTCTTCACTAATTGGCTGTGTTGTCTGGAGCTGGTTTTCCAAGCTCCCTGGATTTCTGGTTCTGCTTTTGTTacatgggggctgggaggggggtcAGGATATATGCTGCGGATGATCATCCGTAAAGCAAGAACGTGGTCGGTTGTCCCTCAAGGCCTCCTTCTTATCCCTGCAGGGTGGAATGAATTGCTAATTGCCTCCTTCTCCCACCGCTCGGTCTCTGTCCAGGATGGCATTCTTCTGGCCACGGGTTTACACGTCCACCGGAGCAGTGCCCACAGCGCTGGGGTTGGCTCCATCTTTGACAGGTGGCTCTCCTCTGCTTCCagtgctcgtgtgtgtgtgtgtgtgtgtgtgtgtctacatgtgCTCATGTGGGTGTGGGgatctgggggtggtggggggatgcAGGATGGACCACTCCAACAGCCGCACGGGGCAAGAAGCAGAGACCATGAAACACATGAGAACAGAAACCTGGAGAATGACAGGTGGATTATGAGAAGGTTTGAAATGATGAGATGGAGGCCGTCAGGGGCCAGCATAGCTGCTGGGCAGGAGGGAGAACCTGCTATCTCTGCGGGTCTCCAAAGGAGAGACTGGATCATTGACGTTACCTGAGAGGTTTtggggtggggagctggagcTGCTTAGGGGCCGGGATGAGGACAAGCAGCCAGGATCTGACTTTAGGAGTCGGGAACGACGAGCTGAAGTTTTTGCTGGACTCTGTAGCAGGATCTCTGGGGAAGGGCTGCAGCAGGAGCAGCcctccccccctccgcccccgggccaggcagcagcaggagccAACATCTGGGCCTCTCTGCCTTAAGTGATGTGAAAGGAGAATGAAGGCATATGCCTTAAAGAGATGAATGAAATGAGTAGAGGTGAGTGGCTTGAGACATAGGGATGGAGAACTGGTGAAGAGGTGGCTAGGGTTGAAAATAGCCTGTCTGTCCTGTGCCAGGGCCCTGTGGCCCCCTTCCACATCCATGGAAAATGGTCTTCCAGGCCACGTGCACGTCCACCCGAGATGCCTCTACTCTTTCCTGCCCTTTGCCACAACACGTTCCACACAGAGGCCAGCATGGTCTTTGGTTGATTCAACCCTCTTCATGGTCCCTGGGGATTTCTCCCTCATGTCTGGATGCTGCCGTCTGCTGTCTTCCTCCAGACATGCCACACCCTCACCCTGCGTTGCCTCTGAAATGTCCAGATCCTCTAGGCTGTCTTTCCAGCCCTCCCTGCCAGAGCGTCCAGCCCACCCCCTGCTTCCTCCCGGGTGTTCCCTTGGACTTTGTTCCTGGCAGTTACTGGCTTTGTGTTGCCACCTGTCTGTTTCCATGTCTGTTTCTTCAATTAAGCTGTGAGTTCCTTGAGATCAGGGACTGCGTCCTATTCATCTCTCTGCCCCTAGTCCCTGATGCATGGTCTGGAAAATGGGGTGGGTTGCCTTCATTTTATCAGCCCTTGGCCTGGTACTCGTGGTTTTCTCATCACTTCTCATTGTTTCCTGTGAACAGAGTCCTGACTGAGCTGGTCTCCAAAATGAAAGACATGCAGATGGACAAGTCGGAGCTGGGGTGCCTGCGAGCCATTGTGCTGTTTAACCCAGGTGACTATGCAGTGGTTTGCCCTCCTCTGGGCTCGGCCTCCAAGCTCTGATGTCCTCTGGTCCTCTAGCTCAGCTGAGACAGACAAGGCAGGGCTGAGGAACCCATCCTTGGTGAGGGTGGGAAGTCGATTCTTCATGGTTTCTATGCCTAGAGCCATCCTGAAAGCATCTTGAATGGAGTGTGCATATTTGGGGGCACGTGGGAGGTGAGAGAGGATAGTGGCCTAGGATCATGGTGAAGGAGGTGGTAAAAAAGTGGTCAGCCTCTGCGTATAGTTTTTAGCAAAGCCAATGGGGTTTGCTGACAGATTAGAGATTGTGAAAGAGAGGTATTAAATGTAATTCTCaggggttttgtttcattttcctaagTGATTGGGAAAATGGAGTTTAGTTTGCTGAGATGGGGGTCCTAAGGGTGGGTGGGTAGGAATCAGGACTTTGTCTTGTGCCTTCAAATCTCAGGTGGATGGTAGACATCCAAGAGTAGCCTGTTGGGAAGGTCTTGTTTATATGTCTGGGGTTCAGAGGGCAAGTCAGGACCagagatgtgtgtgtgagagCTGTCAGCCTCTACCTGGCAcatgaggctcagagacaggTGTGAACTCACATGGGGAGTCAGTTAAGCTTGGGCAGAAAAGGGGGCTCAGGACCAGGCACTGGGTGCACCCTCGTGTAGGGgttggggagaaaaggaagagccaGCGGAGAAGCCTGAGGCAGGGCAatgagggggcagggagagaagcagaagagtGGTGTCCTCGAGGCCCAGGGAAGAAACACATTTCAGGAAAGAGGAAGTGATCATCTTCGTCAAATGCTGCTGTGGGTCAAGAAAGATGACTGTTCAGAATTATGTGGTAATTCATGCCCAGTTTCATCTCATGAATCAGGTGGTTAGTTAGTTGAGGCAGCACGTGAGGGGATCTGGTTTTTGAACCCCATCTCGTCGTTCAGTCcatgcttagcacatagtaggcactcagtaaatgtgtCAGTGTGATATTTCTGGAATGATCGGATAAAATAAAACTCCTCCTTGGAGTCAGTAGTGGGTGTGTTTGGGTATTaacagggtttttatttttttaattttttaacggggtttttaaaaaaacttttaaaggattttatttattcatgagagacacacacagagagagagggagagacacaggcaaagggagaagtgggctccctgtaggtaatgggactcgatctcaggaccccaggatcaggctctgagctgaaggcagatgctcaactcctaagccacccaggtgcccctattaacAGGGTTTTAAGCCTTTGTTCCAAGAGTCTGTTGGGTAGACTGGGCATAGAGCAGAGAGCCGGGGGGCACAGAGGACCCCCCactttgtttctttcactgtggtTCCCCATCCAGCGTGTCCCTCGTAACTCTTGGGGTGAGGCCTGAGTGGATGGGGACAGCCCCTATGGAAGGGTGTCCACCTGACGTGTGCCACCCGAGGCTAACTCAGTCATCTTTTCCAGATGCCAAGGGGCTGTCCAACCCCTCGGAGGTGGAGACCCTGCGAGAGAAGGTTTACGCCACCCTTGAggcctacaccaagcagaagtaTCCAGAACAACCTGGCAGGTGAGGGAGTGCTAGAAGAATCTAATGGCATCAGTGATTGCTGCTCACCCTGAATACCTGGCAGTGTGCAGCAGGCACTGTCTAGATGTTTCACGGGTTGTTTAGTCTTTATAACAAGCTGAGGGCTGCGAACCCATTAGCTCCTTGAAACCCGAGGTCTTATCTTGCTCAGCGCTCCGCACTCTGGTGTCAGAgcctagagcagtgcctggcacgtagcaCACAGCTTGAGACGTTGAACAGACAAGCAAGTGAACAGATGAACGTGGGTCTCGTTACCTCCAGTTTCTAACGAGGTGCTGATGCTCGGAAAGGGTAAGGCGCTGGCCCGAGGTCGCGGACCTGGTGTGCAGCGGGGCTGAGATGTGAGCTCAGGTCTGGCTGGTTTCAAAGAGCTTGTGCTTTCCAGGCTGGCAGCCAAGCGTTGTGCGCTGCCCCCACCGAAGCCCCTGCGCTATGAGGCACAGACCGCGGTGGCCAGGAGATGTGAGATGTGACTGCTGTCCCCTGAGGTCATCTGTGTGGCATCTGGCAAGGTGCTGGCTCTGGCTTTGGGCTCCTTGTCTAAAGAGGAGGACAGTGGTCAGAAGGTCTCCGAGGCCATCAACCAGTTTAAGTATTCCCGagtcgcaaaaaaaaaaaaaaaaaaaaaaaaaaaagaaaagaaagaaagaaaagaaaaagccaaccaAAAAACTTGTCTCAAATGCTTCCCCCAAAGCACAGCTAAACAAAAGTTCTCCTCCTCTGCTGACTCCAGTTAAATAGAGAGAATGTGATCCTCAAATCTCCTAGAAATTCGAAAATGAAACTGACAGAACTGCCTTAAAggcattagttttgttttttagggttAATATTATATGCTCTGAATTCTCACTGATGGCTTTCATTCCTCTGTGAGGTCTAATTTCCCTTtaagctgtgttttttttttttcctggatccTAAGCCAGCATGTATCAATTGGCCCGAAGAGGCTGAGCTCCGTTATTTgttggcatttttaatttaacGCCAAGTGGGTGGGTTTCCGGCCTTCAGTACGAAGCACACGCAGGCCTTGAGTGGTCGGGAGCCCAAGCTGGGGTAGCAGACCTCCCCGGAGTCCGTAGTTGATCACGACGGAAATGTGTTTCTTGCCTACATGTCAGGCCTGGGTGGGCAGCCCGTTGAGAGGGCTGGCTGACTGGCTGGCTGACTTCCGTGTCATGCCTCAGGGATCCGCTCCTTCCATCTGGGGGCCCCACCCGTCCCAGAGCCACATCTTGTTTTGCATCTTGATGGGAGGGGAAAGAGGCGCAGGAGAACAGAGGTGAGGCTCCCGGGGCAGACCTGGGCCTGGAAAGGATCCCCTGTCCCCTCACTGCCGTTGGCCGAACCTTAGTCAACGTGGCCCCACGAGCCACAGAAGATTCTGGAGAATGGGGGCAACTGTCTGccaaggaagaaggggagagtgGATTTTGGTGGACCCCTGGCAGTCGCCCCTATCCTTGCAATAGGACCCCTGGCCGGCGGGAGCTGACTGAAAGCCCTGGATTGGGTGATTTCTATGGAGTCTCCCAGCATGAGGCAGCATCAAGCGTGGTGTCTTGGGCACATATTGCGTG is part of the Canis lupus dingo isolate Sandy chromosome 38, ASM325472v2, whole genome shotgun sequence genome and harbors:
- the RXRG gene encoding retinoic acid receptor RXR-gamma isoform X4, which gives rise to MNYPSASPGSLVKHICAICGDRSSGKHYGVYSCEGCKGFFKRTIRKDLMYTCRDNKDCLIDKRQRNRCQYCRYQKCLVMGMKREAVQEERQRSRERAESEADCANSGHEDMPVERILEAELAVEPKTESYGDMNLENSTNDPVTNICHAADKQLFTLVEWAKRIPHFSDLTLEDQVILLRAGWNELLIASFSHRSVSVQDGILLATGLHVHRSSAHSAGVGSIFDRVLTELVSKMKDMQMDKSELGCLRAIVLFNPDAKGLSNPSEVETLREKVYATLEAYTKQKYPEQPGRFAKLLLRLPALRSIGLKCLEHLFFFKLIGDTPIDTFLMEMLETPLQIT